One Malus domestica chromosome 11, GDT2T_hap1 genomic region harbors:
- the LOC103448275 gene encoding zinc finger CCCH domain-containing protein 55, which translates to MGSYELTNVLFSKIKTLDPENAIKIMGYLLIQDFAEKDLIRLAYGPETLLHSLILRARIQLGLLANSSSASSTPSSPSPLNPIARPTNGNPFSQSSPRIPNGFDFGKTPSSPSSNSWPLSGFPSNSVSPKASPFLSYDNIRAGSFSLPVHSHQFSKDGGGDGWPGSDLIEEHQLNEYLSFLNESSSSSMPEDFIDPRLELGHGVPDWAHSVNNGDTHFHRRSYSASDACLESEDPALGVGFKPCLYFARGFCKNGNNCKFVHGDFADSDGSGAIVGSPSNLDGFEQHEEMMRLKAQQQRLAAASQFMAGASPSSYNKYMNFLLQQQNDPQRVAAMMMGEELYKFGRCRPDRNELLAMASVEKASSASRQIYLTFPAESTFRDEDVSEYFSKFGPVQDVRIPYQQKRMFGFVTFVYPETVRLILSKGNPHFICDSRVLVKPYKEKGKILDKRQQQQQHLERGEFSPCLSPGGLDSRDPYDLPLGGRMFYNTQEMLLRRKLEEQVELQQAIELQGRRLMSLQLPDWKNDRLPHHHRSLSVGAHGPPLSPHSHAQINQNILPFDSTEQEVAEDHSDTPAASISVTGAVAELQQLQMEDNLAFIHNNVNGNGNGKDKEQGSNLDAPNLHKIVEQVLPDSLFASPTNSAGDHLSALSTAVPKVNDTAITTETNTSSSSSSSVNAAGFIASH; encoded by the exons ATGGGTTCCTATGAACTTACAAACGTACTCTTCTCGAAGATCAAAACTTTAGACCCAGAAAATGCCATCAAAATCATGGGTTATCTTCTCATTCAGGATTTCGCCGAGAAGGATTTGATTCGTTTGGCTTATGGTCCGGAGACCCTTTTGCACTCGCTGATTCTGAGAGCTAGAATCCAGTTGGGACTTTTGGCAAACAGTTCGTCTGCATCGTCCACTCCTTCGTCTCCCTCACCGTTAAACCCCATAGCCAGACCAACCAACGGCAACCCATTTTCTCAGTCCTCTCCTAGAATACCAAACGGCTTTGACTTTGGAAAAACCCCTTCTTCGCCCTCTTCGAATTCCTGGCCGCTTTCTGGCTTTCCAAGCAACTCTGTTAGCCCAAAGGCAAGCCCTTTCCTCTCTTATGATAATATCCGGGCCGGGTCCTTTTCCCTTCCAGTACATTCACACCAGTTCAGTAaggatggtggtggtgatggttggCCGGGAAGTGACCTCATCGAGGAGCACCAACTCAACGAATACCTCTCCTTTCTCAACGAGTCCTCTTCCTCGTCGATGCCGGAGGATTTCATTGATCCCAGGCTCGAATTGGGGCATGGGGTTCCTGATTGGGCTCATTCGGTTAACAATGGCGACACCCATTTCCACAGAAGGAGCTATTCGGCCAGCGACGCGTGTCTCGAGTCCGAGGACCCTGCTTTGGGAGTTGGGTTCAAGCCATGTCTTTACTTTGCTAGAGGGTTTTGCAAGAATGGAAACAATTGCAAGTTTGTGCATGGCGATTTTGCTGATTCCGATGGTTCTGGTGCCATTGTGGGGTCTCCCAGTAATCTTGACGGTTTCGAACAGCACGAGGAGATGATGAGGTTGAAAGCCCAGCAACAGAGATTAGCTGCTGCCTCTCAGTTTATGGCTGGAGCGTCCCCTTCTTCGTACAATAAGTACATGAATTTCCTTTTGCAACAGCAGAATGATCCTCAGAG AGTTGCGGCAATGATGATGGGGGAAGAACTTTACAAGTTTGGGCGGTGTCGGCCTGATAGAAACGAACTTTTAGCAATGGCTTCTGTTGAAAAGGCAAGCTCGGCTTCAAGACAGATCTACTTGACATTCCCAGCCGAGAGCACTTTCAGAGATGAAGATGTTTCTGAATACTTCAG CAAGTTTGGGCCAGTTCAAGATGTAAGGATCCCATACCAGCAGAAGCGAATGTTTGGGTTCGTAACATTTGTCTACCCAGAAACTGTCAGGCTTATATTGTCGAAGGGAAACCCTCATTTTATATGTGATTCACGTGTGCTTGTCAAGCCCTACAAGGAGAAGGGAAAAATCCTGGATAA GAGGCAACAGCAACAACAGCATTTAGAGAGGGGAGAATTTTCACCATGTTTGAGCCCTGGTGGTCTTGATTCTAGGGATCCCTATGATCTCCCACTGG GGGGAAGAATGTTCTACAATACACAGGAGATGTTATTGAGAAGAAAATTGGAGGAGCAGGTTGAACTGCAGCAAGCCATTGAGCTACAAGGTAGAAGACTCATGAGTCTGCAGCTCCCGGACTGGAAGAATGATCGCTTACCCCATCATCACCGCAGTCTATCTGTTGGTGCTCATGGTCCTCCCTTGAGCCCTCATTCTCATGCTCAGATCAATCAAAATATCCTTCCATTTGACAGCACTGAACAAGAAGTTGCAGAAG ACCACAGTGATACTCCAGCTGCCTCCATCTCTGTGACTGGTGCAGTTGCTGAGCTGCAGCAGCTTCAGATGGAAGATAATTTAGCTTTCATTCACAACAATGTCAATGGCAATGGAAATGGCAAAGACAAGGAGCAAGGCTCGAACCTGGATGCCCCAAATCTTCATAAAAT TGTAGAGCAGGTCCTGCCTGATAGCCTCTTTGCTTCTCCTACAAATTCCGCTGGAGATCATCTCTCGGCCTTGTCAACCGCTGTACCCAAAGTTAATGATACCGCCATTACTACTGAAACAAACACATCATCATCGTCGTCGTCATCAGTCAATGCTGCTGGCTTCATTGCTTCTCATTAG